GGAATTCCAGCCCTGCCATTGTCTCATCGAACAGGCGGTTCCAGGCGGCAGCACCCACGACCGAGTTATCATGCAGGAATTTCTCCAGCTCGTCGGAAAGCTGATAGGGGCGCATCGCCCGCATCCGGTCGAAAACCGGTTTGTAGCGAGCGGGACCGTCAGGGGCAGAGAAAACGGCCTGATAGGTCTCTTCCGGGATGCGGTTGAATTCCAGGCTGAAGAAGACCAGCGGTGTGGTGAAATCGGTGATCTGCGCCTGAAGGTCGCTGAGTTGCTTGGCCCGCGCGGCATCGGTTGTATTCTGGTAATAGCGCAGCCCGGCATAGGACATGATCCGTCCGGCGAGGATGTCGATTTCCTCATAACGGCGGATGGCTTCCAGCATGGTGGGCGCATCCAGATCGGCCAGACGGCCCTCGTAATCGGTGGCGAAACCGGCTGCGTCCTTTTGCAGGCGTTCGATATCGGCAGTCAGTTCCGGTGCATCCGGCGCGGGATAGAGATCGCTGAGATCCCAGTCTGGCAATTGACCGAATTCGGTCGAGGTCGAGGTGATTTCCGCATCGCACAGGCGTTCGCGTTCAAAGCGCATCGGGGCTTCCTTTCTGTTGCCTCTGATGTGCCGTCTGAGCGGTGCGGGTTCAACCCCCGAAGGCGCGAGAGGCCGGAGCGATTGCGTCGATCCCGATATGGTTCAGGAACGCGCCAAGGAATTCCGCCTGACGTTCGGGGGATTCGAACAGGACTTCGTGACTGCCACCCTCGATTTCCAGCAATGTGCTGGCGGGCCATGATGACGCACGCTCGCGGATTGCGTTGACCGAGACGATCATCTCACGTGTGCCGACCGATACCAGCATGGGCAGATCGGGTGAGGCTTCCGTTGCAAGGCGTCGGCATTCGCGCAAAGCGGCGGCCACCCAGTCATAGGTAGCGCCGCCCAGTGTGAGTTCGGGCCATTCCGATGCCTCGCGTACCAGCCGCGCCCAGGCGCCAGCATAGCCGGTCAGAAGATTGTTCTGGAAGGGTTCATCCAGAACATAGGCACCGCCTCCGCCCGTACCCAATGCGGGGCGACCTCCGAGGCCGAGCCTGCTGCTGATCCGGGACAGGCCGAATGCGACGGCATGGGGCAGCGGTGCGTGATTTATACCCCACATCGGAGCGGAAAAGCTTGCGGTTTCAACCGGCAATCCGTTCAGCAGCGCGGCCAGTCCGATGCCGCCGCCCATCGAGTGCGCCAGAAGATGCCAGGGTTCGGGCAGATCCAGAGCGCCTGCCGCTTCGACCATTGCCAGCACATCAAGCTGATACTGGGCGAAGTCCTCGATATGACCGGCGCGGGTATTGTCCTGCAACCTGTCCGAGAGGCCCTGACCGCGCCAGTCCACCGTCAGAACATGAAGCCCCGCCGCCACCAGAATGGCAGCGATCGGAGCGTATTTTTCGGCATATTCGGTGCGGCCCGGGAAAAGCAGAACCGTCCCCTGCGGGTTTTCTGCCCGCCAAAGCGCCAGCCGCAGACGGATATTGTCGTCGCAGCGCAGCCAGAATGCGTCTGCCGGGACCTCTGCGGTATCGGCAAGCTGGTAAAACGGGGCAGGGGACAGGTCCATGAGGTCTTTCGGTCTGGAATATTGCCGTTCTCAGGTCGGGGTCAGGCGAGTGCTGAGCCAAGCTTCATGGCCAGCCCCATATTGCCCTCGACCTTCAGCTTTCCGGTCATGAATGCGGTGGTCGGGTTCACATCGCCGTTCAGCATGCCCTCGAACGTGTCGCGATTGGCCTTCAGGGTCACCTCGGCTTCTTCATCGCCTTCGCGGGCGCCGTCAGAATCCAGCATGATCGCGCCCTCATCCTCGATTACGAATTTCGCGGTGCCTTCGTCGAACCCTCCGACTTTTGCGTTAAGTGCTTCGACTGCGGCAGCAATAACTTGGCTCATAGATCCTCCTAAAACGTGACTGGTGGCAGGGTGGGTAGTCGGGTTACAACAGCGATATGAGTTTGCATACCACCATTTTCCATTCTGCCGTTACGGCGTTTGCCACCCTGACCCTCTCGGCGCAAGTATTTGCTGCGCCTGCCGACCCGGCATTGTTCGAAACTCTGGCAGAGAAAAACGGCGATGCCTGGATGGAGGCTGAAACGCAAATTCTCAACCGGTGGTCTGATACCGGATCGGAAGCTTTGAACATGATCCAGACCCGTGGCGAAACCGCGCTTGATGAAGGCGATTTCGTGGCCGCCATCGGTCATCTGACGGCGCTTGTCGATCATGCGCCGGATCACGCGATGGGATATCAGCTTCGCGGTCTGGCCTTCTGGCTGAACGGCGATTTCGGACCGGCCGCCGCCGATCTGGCCCGTTCGCTGGAGCTGGAGCCAAAGCAATATCTGGCGTTGTCCCAGCTTGGCGCGATGCTGGAAGAACTCGGCAATACGCAGGCCGCAACAGATGCGCTGAACCGCAGTCTTGAGATTCACCCTCATCAGCAGGATGTAATCGATGCCGTTTCCCGGCTTGACGCCGAGGATAACGGTACCGACATCTGACAGTCTTACGACCCGAAGGGCAGATATGTCGCGCATCACGGCCGTTCTGGGCCCGACCAATACCGGCAAAACCCATTACGCCATTGACCGGATGCTGGCGCATCGCACGGGCATTATCGGCTTGCCTCTGCGGCTGCTGGCGCGGGAGGTCTATGATCGCATCGTCAAGGCCCGTGGCCCTTCGGTGGTCGCGCTTGTGACCGGAGAAGAGCGGATCGTCCCGCCACGGGCGCAATACTGGGTGGCCACGACCGAGGCGATGCCGGATTTCGCCGCCGATTTCGTTGCCATTGATGAAATCCAGCTTTGCGCCGATCCGCAGCGCGGCCATGTATTCACCGACCGCCTGATGCGGGCGCGGGGGCTGCATGAAACGCTTCTGCTCGGCTCGGATACGATGCGCCCGGCGATCAATGCGCTGATCGATCGTGTGCAGTTCATGCGCCGGGAGCGGTTCTCGACGCTGAGCTGGTCCGGCACGAAGAAGATCAGCCGGATGCCGTCGCGCGCGGCGATTGTGGGGTTCTCGGTCGATGATGTCTATGCCATCGCCGAGTTGCTGCGCCGTCAGAAGGGCGGGGCGGCGGTGGTGATGGGGGCGCTGTCGCCCCGGACCCGCAATGCGCAGGTGGCGATGTACCAGTCGGGCGAGGTCGATCACCTTGTCGCGACCGACGCAATCGGCATGGGGCTGAATCTCGATATCCGCCATGTCGCGTTTTCCTCGACGGTGAAATTCGATGGTCGCCGGATGCGCCCGCTTTTCCCGCATGAGATGGGCCAGATCGCTGGCCGCGCGGGCCGGCATACGGAACCCGGCAGTTTCGGCGTGACGGGTGAGGCAGGGTCTCTTGACGAAGGTTTGATCGACGCCATCGAAAACCACCGCTTCGCACCGATCAGCCGGTTGATCTGGCGAAATCCTCATCTGGAATTCGGCAGCATGGACCGGCTTGTCGAAAGCCTTGAGGCCGCGCCCGACCATGAATTGCTGGTCCGTGGGCGCGAGGCGGATGACCTTTCCGCCTTGAAATCACTGCGCGATCTGCCCGAGATCCGCGACCGTGTGACCACCGCGCCCGACGTGCGGCTGCTCTGGGATGTCTGCCGCATCCCGGATTTCCGTTCCGTTTCGCCTGCCGAACATACCAGCCTTCTGCTGCGTATCTTCACCTTCCTGCAGGAAGGCCCGATCCCGGATGACTGGCTGGCGCGGTCAATTGGCCGCATCGACAGAACCCAGGGCGACATAGATGCGTTGTCCAAGCGTCTCGCCTTTATCCGCACCTGGACTTATGTGGCGCAGCGCACCGGATGGGTGCAGGACGAAAAACATTGGCGCGCGGCAACGCGCACTGTAGAAGACCGCCTGTCAGACGCGCTGCACGCCGCGCTGACGCAACGATTTGTGGACCGGCGCACATCCGTATTGATGCGCCGGCTCAAGCAGAAGGAGACCCTCGTGGCCGAGGTGAACGACAAGGGTGAAGTCAGCGTCGAGGGCGAATTCGCCGGACGTCTGGAAGGCTTCCGCTTCCGCGCGGATTCGACGCAGAACCCCGATGAGGCGCGGATGCTGAACCGTGCAGCTTATGAGGCGCTGAAGCCCGAATTCCATTTGCGTGCGGACAGGTTCTATAACGCGCCCGATACCGAGCTGGATTTCACCGAACAGGGCGGGCTGATGTGGGGCGATATCGCTGTCGGCAAGCTGGTCAAGGGCTCCGAGCCGATGAAGCCGGGCATAGAGGCGTTCGTGGATGAAGAGGCCGGATCAGAGATCGCCGACAAGGTACGCCGCCGGTTGCAGCATTTCATCGACCGCAAGATCGCCGCTTTGTTCGAACCGTTGCAGGCGATGGGCCGGGATGAGGCTCTGACCGGGCTGGCGCGGGGCTTCGCCTTCCGGCTGATCGAAAATCTGGCCCTGATCCGGCGCGAGGATGTCGCAACCGAGGTCAAAGAGCTGGATCAGGATGCCCGCGCCTTGCTGCGCAAGCACCGTGTCCGGTTCGGCCAGTTCACGATCTTCATTCCAGACCTGCTGAAACCGGCCCCGACGCGGCTGCGTCTGGTTCTGTCCGGGCTTTGGGAAGGGCTTGCGGAATTCCCGGAATCGCCTCCCGCAGGTCTGGTGACGATTCCCAACCTGCCCGATGTTCCCGCTTCGACCTATACGCTTTCGGGGTATCGTCCGGCAGGCGAACGCGCCATTCGCATCGACATGCTGGAGCGGCTTGCGGATATGCTGCGGACGCAGGACACGCGTGGCGGGTTCGAGGCTAATCCCGACATGCTCTCGATCACCGGCATGACGCTGGATCAGTTCGCCAACCTTATGGAAGGTCTTGGATACGCCGCCGAAAAGGGCGAGCGACCGAAGGCCCGCAGCGAGGCGGCAGCCACGGCTGCACCCGCCGATCCGGCAGAGACCGACCATGACCATCCGCTGACCGAAGAAGAATCGGTGCTGGTGGCTGAGACCCGCGCGAAATGGGAAGCCGAGCAGGCGGAAAAGAAAAAGGCCGCCGCAGAGGCCGAAGGCGTCGAAGACGCAGCCGCGCCCGATGCGGAAGCAGAAACCGAAATCTTCTATACCTTCCGTTGGGTGCCTCGGCAGCGCACGCCGCGCGGACAGAGCGGCACTCAGCGTCAGGACGGCCCCGCAGGCGCATTTGGTGGCCAGCGCACGGGTAAGCCCAAGGGCGACCGTCCGAAGGGAGGAAAACCCAAAGGCGGAAAACCCGGTCGGGGCAAGAATGACCGGAATGACAATAAGGCCAAGACATTCTCATCGCGTCCGCCCCGACCCGAAAAGAAAGCGGATCCCGACAGTCCTTTTGCAGTGCTGGCGGCGCTCAAGGATAAGAAATAACAATGCGGTGGCTGGTTCCGTCTGATCTTGCACAGATCTATGGCGCACCCGGTCCCGCCGCATTGCGCAAGGTTGCCACCCGTCTGACGGATGAATATCGCAGCTATATCGAGCGTGCGCGGTTCTGCGTTCTGTCCACCGTTGGACCCGATGGCACGGATGCAAGCCCGCGCGGCGATGACGGGCCAGTCGTGCGCATCCTCGATGCGGGCACGCTGGCACTTCCGGACTGGCGCGGGAATGATCGCATCGACAGCCTGCTGAATATCGCACAGGACGAACGAGTCAGCCTGATGTTTTTCCTGCGCGGCTCAGGCAATGTGATCCGCGTGAACGGCGCGGCCCGGATCACCGATGATGCGGCGCTATGCGCAGAGTTCGACCGCAATGGAAACCAGCCGCGCACCGTCATTATCATCCGCATTGCCGAGATCTATTTCCAATGCGCCCGTGCAATCCTGCGCGCCGGTCTCTGGTCTGGGGATGATGACAGTCAGGGTCTGCCCTCTCCCGGAATGATCCTGTCCGCCATGTCCGCAGGCGAGGTCGGCGGCGCTGCCTATGACGAGGAATGGCCGGAACGCGCCGCCAGGACCATGTGGTGATCCCGGCGCATTTCTGTCTGTTCACACTGGCTTAAATATCCTGGGGGGTCGGGGGCAGCGCCCCCACTCCGTCAGGTGGCCTGCTGCAACTGCTTAAGCAATGTCGTGTTCGCATAGCCGTCCTGCTCAACCCCGATCCGGCGCTGGAATGCCTTGATCCCGGCAATGGTATTCTCACCGATCGCACCGTCGGGTTCTCCGACATTATATCCCAGACGGTTCAGCAGGCGCTGCACTTCTTCCTTCTGATTATGCGTCAGAGATCCCGCCTCGCGCGGGAACGCCCCGACAATGCCCGGCCCGCCGCTGATGCGGTTCCCCAGCATGGCGACGCCAAGCGCATAGTTATCCGAGGCGTTATAGGCACGGATCGCGATGAAGTTGCGTGTCACAAGGAAAGCAGGTCCCGACCGGCCTGCGGGGGCGATAATCCCGCCCGAAGGCAGTGTCTGACCGTTCACGGCGCGTACACCCTGTGACGCCCATGCACTGCCCGAGCGCACATTGCTGCGCCCGGTCTGGCTATAGTTGAACCCGGAGGGCAACTGCACCTCGACCACGGCGGGCAGTCCCGGAACCCAGCCGGACCGGTTCAGATAGGCCGCCGTCGATGCCAGCGAGTCCGTCGGATCGTCCGACCAGATATCACGCCGCCCGTCCCCGTTGAAATCGACCGCATATTCCAGATAGGAGGTCGGCATGAACTGTGTGTGACCCATCGCACCGGCCCAGCTTCCCAGCATATTCGCGGGATCGGTATCCCCGGCCTGAAGGATCTTCAGCGCGGCGATCAGCTGGTTCGAGAACATCTCTCCGCGACGGCCATCATATGCCAGCGTGGCCAGAGACGGGATGATCTGCATTCTGCCGCGATTGCCGCCGAAATTCGACTCCATACCCCAGATCGCCATGACAATGTTGCGATCCACGCCATAGCGGCTTTCGATCTGACTCAGTACAGCGGCATGGGTCCGGGCCAGCCCGCGTCCCTTGGTGGTCCGGCTGTCCGATGCGGCGCTGTCCAGATATTCCCAGACCGGGCGGCTGAACTCGGCCTGCCGGCGATCAAGGCGGATCACCTCGGGGTTGTAGCGGGCGATCCGCATTGCATTGTCGTAAACCGCCGGGCTGATCCCCGAGGACAGGGCGCGGGGCCGGAAATTACGAATCCAGTTCTGAAGCCCTTGCTCAGAGGCCGGTGAGGCCTGAGGAATGGGGTCCGGCGCGACCGATGATCCGCTGGAAACCGTGCTGACCGGTGCGGCACAGCCCGCCAGGACCGCAAGCGATGCGGCGGTGATCGTCAGTCTGATAAAGGTTCTGCTCATGTTTTGCCCTGCCTGAAAGGTGATTTGCCGCCACGATAGCGCAGCCCTGTAACAAGGGAAACCGGGTGGTGCAGCGTGATTCGTGTCGGCGGAAAGCTGCGCATGGGATTTGTTAATCCTTGCCGGGAAAGAACGGCTCGACCTGCGCGACAATGACAGCATTTTCGTCAAGGGCGCGTTGCATCAGGGCACGATCCTCGTCACCGATCTCATGCCCCTCGGCCTCGCGCTCTGCGAGCGTACCATAGCCGGTCACATCGAGCGGTGCCATCTCGGCCTGTTTGAGAATGGCGACGGTTTCGCGCACGGCCTCGTCCTCATCCTTCCCCGAAGCATAGCACAGCAGACCCGCCCCGGTTGCTTTCCTGGGCAGCCCATCCCCTTTGCTGCGGCCGACCTGCACCAGCAGCGTATAGACTTGTTGCGCCATGCGGCTCCCCTTACTTCTGGTATCCAACAAGGGAGTGCTTGATGAGCAAGAGTTTGGCAAGAGTCGAAGCCGCGTTGAAAGAGGCGGGACTAGAGACAGAGATCCGGGAAATGGGCGATACCCGTACAGCGGCGGATGCGGCGGCCGCGGTCGGGTGCGAGGTCGATCAGATCGCCAAGTCGATCATTTTCCGGGGAGAAGACACAGGCCATGCCGTGCTGTTCCTGACCGCTGGCGGCAACCGCGTCGATGCGGAAAAGGCAACGGCGCTTGCGGGGCAGAAACTGGGCAAGGCCGATGCCGCGCTGATCCGCGCGGAGACCGGGTTTGCGATTGGCGGCGTCGCTCCGGTCGGGCATCTGACCGAGATCGCGGCTTTCATTGATCCGCGTCTTGAGGAGTTTGACACGGTCTGGGCCGCTGCCGGAACGCCGCGCCATGTCTTTGCGATTGCGCCCCCGGATCTGGTCAGGATCAGCGGTGCAAAACGCGGAGATTTCACCGCCTGATGGAGTGGCGCGGCGAAGGCACGGTCATCGGACGCCGCCCGCATGGTGAAAATGCGGTGGTTCTCGATCTGCTGAGCCTCGATGCCGGTCGGGTCAGCGGCCTTGTGCCGGGCGGGGCAGGGCGCAGTAAATCGGCCATGCTTCAGCCCGGAAGTCGCGTTTCCGCCCTCTGGCGCGCCCGGCTTGAGTATCAACTGGGGACGTTCAGCGTTGAGCCATTGCAGGCCCGGCCCGGCATTCTGAACTCGGCGCTTGCGCTTGACGGAATGAACGCGACCGCCGCCTTGCTGCGCTTTGCACTGCCCGAGCGTGATCCCCATCCCAGTCTTGTTCTGGCATCCGAAGCATTATGGGATGCGATGGATTCGGCAGAGGACTGGTCGGAAGCCTATGCACGATGGGAGCTGATGCTGCTGGATGAGATGGGTTTCGGCATCGATCTGTCCCGATGCGCCGTGACCGGGGCGCAGTCGGGGCTGAGCTATGTCAGCCCCGCTTCCGGGCGTGCCGTGACCGCTGAAGGGGCCGGTGAATATGCGCCGCGCCTGCTTCGCCTGCCGCAGATGTTCGGAGGACCGCCAAGCAATGACGATCTGGTCCATGCTCTGCGGCTGAGTGGGCATTTTCTTCACACCCGGCTGGCAGCGGCCCATATCTCACGGCCTCTGCCAGCAGCGCGGGAACGGCTTGTGGCCCGGCTTACTCGGCGGTGAAACGCAGGATGTGATCCGGTCCGCTGAGGATAAGCTCTTCTGCCTCGCGACGTCCTTCGCTGACCTGTGCCAGTGCAGTCAGATATTTCTGTTCGCCGCCCTCAACGAGGCACAGCCTTTTCGTCGCGGCGACGGCGGTAAGCTGTATCTGAGGCCATTCGGCAAGGTTTTCGCTGCGATAGGCATTGCATGGCCCCATGCCAGAGATCTGGCTGCCATCGACCATCAGCGTTGCGCTGCCCGTAATCGGCTGCCCGTCAATATCGGCGAGCCGGTAAGTGCCATCGAAACCCATCTGCCCATCCATGCTGCATGCAGCGGTCGCTGCAAGGAATACTGCCGCGACAATCCTAGAATACTTCATCGCCCCGTGCCTCTCTTGGTTCAAAAATCAATTCTGTGTCCGGTCCGGTCAGTATCATCAAGCCACCCTCCCGCTCAATGGCGATGGCGCGGGCAAGATGTGCCAGATATTCCGCTTCGGCCTCAACCCGGCCGGGATCGGCGCAGGCCATTTCCGTAACTTCAAGATCGAGGGCGCCGAAGGCAGGTGCTGTCCCCGCGCGTGCCCCGGAATAGGCGTTGCAGGGCAGAACGCCGGACAGCCGGTCACCGTCAAGCCGCAGGGAAACGTCATAGACCCAAGGCATGCTATTCACCTGCATCAGCTTCCAGTCGATGCCATCCAGCCGTTCTTCCGGCGGAAGCCCTGCGGAACAGGCCGTCAGCAATATGATCGAGGCGACAGAGACTGCTTTCATCTTATGTCCCGGGATCTGTAATCGGGGCAGAGGCGAAACGGATTTCCGCCAGAACACCTCGCCCCGGCCATTTCATGAGAAAACCCCCGCAGGCCGGGCCGACGGGGGTTTTTGAACCTCAAACGGTTCGCTCGTCTTACAGAGCACCTTCGCGCTGTGCCTTTTTACGGGCCAGCTTGCGGGCGCGGCGCACGGCCTCGGCCTTTTCACGGGCCTTCTTGACGGACGGTTTCTCGAAATGCTGCCGAAGCTTCATCTCACGGAACACGCCTTCGCGCTGAAGTTTTTTCTTCAGGGCGCGCATTGCCTGTTCGACGTTATTGTCGCGAACGTTCACCTGCATGTGGTTGTCACCACCTTCCTAGGTTAGAGTTAAATGAAATTGCAGGAAGCGTTGATATAAGGCGGTTTCGCGCCTTTGTCCAGCCCGGAGAGAATCGATGACCGACACCAGAGACAGGCTTGCCGAGGCCGCGATCACCCATGTGGCATTCGATGGCATGAATGACAAAGCGCTTCGCGCAGCCGCCCGCGATCTGGATCTTTCCGAAGATGTCGCCTTCGCCTTTTTCCCGGGGGGTGGGGTGGATCTTGCCGCTTGGATACACCGGCGCGGCGATGCGCGTTTGGCGGAATGGATGAAAAATGCGCCCGATGGCAAGATTCGTGAGCGTATCGGGCAGGCGATCCGGCAACGGCTTGAACTCTCGGACCCCGAGCTTGTCCGCGCGGCGTCCTCGGTGCTGGCGCTGCCACCGAATCAGCCGCTGGCGGGCAGGCTGATATGGGAAACGGCGGATACGATCTGGACCGGACTTGGCGACAGCTCGGATGACGTGAACTGGTATTCGAAACGCGCGACCCTCTCGGCGGTCTATGCGTCATGTGTGCTGTACTGGCTTGGCGATTTTTCGGAGGATCGCGTCGATACGCGCGGTTTTATCGAACGCCGGATTGACGGGGTGATGCAGTTTGAAAAGATTAAGGCTTCGGCGCGGAAACTGCCCGGTGTCGCCATTCTGACGGATCTGGCGACCGGATGGATCCGCGCCCCAAAAAACACCGAGGAAGGAAAAACCCCATGAACCTGCCCGACACGATGTGCGCGATCGAGATTTCCCAGCCCGGAGCACCGGAGGTCCTGAAAGAGACCACCCGTCCCGTGCCGATGCCCGGCCATGATCAGATCGTGATCCGGCTGGCCTATGCCGGGGTGAACCGCCCCGATGTCGCGCAGCGTCAGGGCAATTACGCCCCGCCGCCGGGTGCCTCGGATCTGCCGGGGCTGGAAGGGGCGGGCACCGTCGTCGCTGTCGGCAGCGGCGTCACCGGCTGGAAACCCGGCGATGAGGTCTGTGCGCTTCTGCCCGGCGGTGGCTATGCCCAATATGTCGCCTGCCATCACAGCCACGCCCTGCCAATTCCTCAGGGCATGAATATGCGCGAGGCTGCGGCTCTGCCCGAAACCGCCTTCACCGTCTGGTCGAATGTGGTCATGCGCGGCGGTTTGCAGGCTGGAGAGCGGTTTCTTGTGCATGGCGGCTCATCGGGTATCGGGACGATGGCGATCCAGATCGCGACGGCGCTTGGTGCGCGGGTCTGGGCGACAGCAGGTTCTGTTGAGAAATGCGATGCCTGCGCGGGACTCGGCGCGAACGCGATCAATTATCGAGAGCAGGATTTCGTTCAGATCATGCGGGATGAAGGCGGCGCGAATTTGATCCTCGACATGGTTGGGGGCGATTATATCGAAAAGAACCTCAAATCGCTGGATATGGATGGACGACTGGTTCAGATCGCGTTTTTGCAGGGACCGAAAGCGACGATCAATTTCGCGCATGTCATGATGCGGCGTCTGACGATTACCGGCTCGACCCTGCGTCCTCAGTCTGACGCCGCAAAAGCGCGGATCGCGGCAGAGCTGCGCCAGCATGTCTGGCCGATGATCGCCGCTGGAAAGGTCAGGGTGCTGATCGACAGTGAGTTCGATCTGACGGATGCCGCGAAAGCGCATGAGCATATGGAAAGCAGCGGTCATATCGGCAAGATCGTCATGCGGGTGCCGCAGGACTGATCCTTCGGATCGTCGCCGGACAGGATGCTGTCAGCGTACCTTTTCCATGATCACCGAATTGCGGCTGCAATCCCGGCGCACATCGGGGGCGCAGTCGCGGGGTTGCAGATCGCGCGTCAGGCAGATGCGGATTTCCTGCAGATCCTCGTTCCGGCAGGTGACGGTGATCCCGTCGGCGGTCAGTTCGGGATTGAATTCGATGAACGCCTCCTCAATCAATTCGGGCGGGATCGAGATATCCCGGTCCAGATCGACGAAATAATCGGGCAATGTCACCGAGCGGAATGCCTCGCGCGAGATTTGATAGTAATCCGCCGCTGACAGGCCCGAGCATCTTCCATGCTTCTGCCATTGATACCATGCCAACCCGCCCGAGCTCATGATATCGGCCATTGCCTGCGTCTCACGCCGTGAAGGGTCGCGTTCATCGGTGCGGCAATTTTCCGGCCAGCCTTCCTCATATTGCGGCCACAGTCCGTGCAGCACGAAATCAACCTTGCCGCCGGGGTCGCATTGCGCCGCGTTGCGTTGATCGCCCGTCGAGCGGCACCAGCTTGGCGACCAACTCAGCGCCATGACGTAATAATCGAATTCGCCCGCGCGATGCTGCTGAGCACTGGCTGGCGCAGCGAAAAAAAGAGCGATGGCGATCAGGACGGCGGCGATGCGCATGAGGTGCTCCGGCTATGCCGTGTCTTTTTACGCGTGATCGGAGCGGGATGCGAGTTTTGAAACGGGGGCTGTCTGCCCCC
This sequence is a window from Paracoccus aerodenitrificans. Protein-coding genes within it:
- the rpsU gene encoding 30S ribosomal protein S21 encodes the protein MQVNVRDNNVEQAMRALKKKLQREGVFREMKLRQHFEKPSVKKAREKAEAVRRARKLARKKAQREGAL
- a CDS encoding COQ9 family protein — encoded protein: MTDTRDRLAEAAITHVAFDGMNDKALRAAARDLDLSEDVAFAFFPGGGVDLAAWIHRRGDARLAEWMKNAPDGKIRERIGQAIRQRLELSDPELVRAASSVLALPPNQPLAGRLIWETADTIWTGLGDSSDDVNWYSKRATLSAVYASCVLYWLGDFSEDRVDTRGFIERRIDGVMQFEKIKASARKLPGVAILTDLATGWIRAPKNTEEGKTP
- a CDS encoding NAD(P)H-quinone oxidoreductase — encoded protein: MNLPDTMCAIEISQPGAPEVLKETTRPVPMPGHDQIVIRLAYAGVNRPDVAQRQGNYAPPPGASDLPGLEGAGTVVAVGSGVTGWKPGDEVCALLPGGGYAQYVACHHSHALPIPQGMNMREAAALPETAFTVWSNVVMRGGLQAGERFLVHGGSSGIGTMAIQIATALGARVWATAGSVEKCDACAGLGANAINYREQDFVQIMRDEGGANLILDMVGGDYIEKNLKSLDMDGRLVQIAFLQGPKATINFAHVMMRRLTITGSTLRPQSDAAKARIAAELRQHVWPMIAAGKVRVLIDSEFDLTDAAKAHEHMESSGHIGKIVMRVPQD
- a CDS encoding ribonuclease T2, which encodes MRIAAVLIAIALFFAAPASAQQHRAGEFDYYVMALSWSPSWCRSTGDQRNAAQCDPGGKVDFVLHGLWPQYEEGWPENCRTDERDPSRRETQAMADIMSSGGLAWYQWQKHGRCSGLSAADYYQISREAFRSVTLPDYFVDLDRDISIPPELIEEAFIEFNPELTADGITVTCRNEDLQEIRICLTRDLQPRDCAPDVRRDCSRNSVIMEKVR